From a region of the Trichoderma atroviride chromosome 6, complete sequence genome:
- a CDS encoding uncharacterized protein (EggNog:ENOG41~SECRETED:SignalP(1-19)), protein MWSKVLLYACLHFTAGVLGHGVKPDLSTTVTNVPLPAKDVQSTVEFRNGQTGLDGMRVFPSNDTTVDWWYFDVVSWDHRSEIVVTFYTAGASFNGGATPNKVLITYTFENGTDLNIQLQAEDVRIRTIGDGSSGEYRGIGDWVGSSDMSQYVIRLDSPSNGIFGEIILNRVAPPHLPCTDDLSPGGDLLLAPGVGWVNVMPDANSTVYFNWSGTAVEFSGTGYHDKNWGNVPLGSTFSSWYWGHGRAGPYSVVWFDFLAVDGTEYTSSYVARNGRILNAACEGIKVRPFGANSTYPPTPTTGSPSGYDIELLVGNEITHAKVIVTHEFLNDPNLIQRWIGSFEILGYKGAALFEQFAILH, encoded by the exons ATGTGGTCAAAGGTCTTGCTCTATGCCTGCTTGCATTTCACGGCTGGTGTACTGGGTCATGGCGTGAAGCCCGATCTAAGCACAACAGTCACCAATGTGCCCCTGCCAGCTAAAGACGTACAAAGTACTGTTGAATTTCGAAATGGCCAGACCGGCTTAGATGGTATGAGAGTGTTTCCATCTAATGACACGACTGTTGATTGGTGGTATTTTGATGTTGTTTCCTGGGACCATAGGAGCGAAATCGTTGTAACTTTCTACACCGCGGGCGCTTCCTTCAATGGAGGCGCGACACCTAACAAAGTTCTTATTACATACACCTTTGAGAACGGTACAGACCTAAATATCCAGCTCCAAGCAGAGGATGTCAGGATCAGAACCATTGGTGACGGGAGTTCTGGGGAATACCGGGGCATAGGTGATTGGGTTGGATCCTCGGATATGTCCCAGTATGTGATTCGATTAGATTCACCAAGTAACGGTATCTTTGGAGAAATTATTCTAAACAGG GTTGCCCCACCGCATCTGCCTTGCACTGATGATCTAAGCCCCGGAGGCGATTTGCTGTTAGCACCAGGGGTAGGTTGGGTAAACGTCATGCCTGACGCGAATTCAACTGTCTACTTCAATTGGTCTGGAACCGCCGTTGAGTTCTCCGGCACCGGATACCATGATAAG AACTGGGGAAACGTGCCTCTGGGTTCCACTTTCAGCAGCTGGTACTGGGGCCATGGCCGAGCAGGACCCTACTCTGTTGTTTGGTTTGACTTTCTTGCGGTCGACGGCACCGAGTACACAAGTAGCTACGTCGCCCGCAACGGCAGAATCCTGAACGCGGCTTGcgagggcatcaaggttCGTCCGTTTGGAGCCAACTCAACTTATCCACCAACACCCACCACTGGATCGCCTAGCGGCTACGATATTGAGCTGTTGGTCGGCAATGAGATTACTCATGCTAAGGTTATTGTCACACATGAGTTCTTGAATGACCCGAACCTGATTCAACGGTGGATAGGGAGTTTTGAAATCCTAGGGTACAAAGGTGCTGCATTGTTCGAACAATTTGCTATTCTTCATTAG
- a CDS encoding uncharacterized protein (EggNog:ENOG41~TransMembrane:14 (i55-72o92-112i124-140o146-165i177-197o217-236i299-318o330-348i368-384o404-422i434-451o463-484i496-520o572-593i)) — translation MSTEDKISPISARVPEADCASDVLKPGANVGDIIQSKGVTRMEAVYRETKSNRKLFWLVGASVLICAWAYSLDSSTTSYYSVDASSYFKQHSSVLATLSIATSIISAVSKPFIAKISDITSRPYTYLLILGFYIIGYIIAATSKTVSAYVVGEVFVAIGGSGIDLTNDIIVADLTPLEWRGFASSMLSTPFIINTWFSGKIVNALEKRDQWRWGYGMFAIIMPVALGPAVAALIWLDRMAKKKGIANIASSNAARRTVNSSADQEDQEKAINTVTTPVAADTKQQWTHSLRTNLEEIDAFGLILLGFGWSLLLLPFSLKTYAEHGWRNQSLIAMMILGGLFLIAYVVFEMKFARVPSAPRRLVFNKTFIMAIIIDSFYMLAGNIRSLYWSSYVYVAKPWSYQDWVYYGNTLTLALCITGPFVGLAQRWTHRYKLIQIVGLGIKIIGIGIMLDGRVAAISTGALVMSSILVGIGGSMSVVGSRVASQASVPHQDVALAVSLLSLWSKIGSAIGSAIVAVIWSNQMPKQLREYLPAGTSEATVKKLFGDMRSLRTAYDFDDPIRQGAITAYRHALYYCITVALALAFIPLVAAFFQTNYFLGKQQNAVTDVGNDGLPLDERDRNPDPLPPPGNKKEAFLRFWAGST, via the exons ATGTCTACAGAGGATAAGATTTCCCCAATCAGCGCTCGTGTCCCGGAAGCGGACTGTGCAAGTGATGTCCTCAAACCTGGAGCCAATGTTGGCGATATTATCCAGTCCAAGGGCGTCACCCGCATGGAAGCTGTATATCGAGAGACCAAGTCAAATCGAAAATTATTCTGGCTTGTGGGAGCTTCCGTTCTTATCTGTGCCTGGGCTTACTCGCTCGATTCATCTACGACATCTTACTACAGCGTCGATGCCTCATCTTACTTCAAACAGCACAGCTCTGTCTTGGCCACCCTGTCAATTGCTACCAGCATCATAAGCGCCGTTTCTAAACCCTTTATTGCAAAAATCTCTGATATTACGTCCCGTCCATACACATATCTTTTAATACTCGGATTTTATATCATTGGCTATATAATCGCCGCCACATCCAAGACAGTTTCCGCTTATGTTGTTGGAGAGGTTTTTGTTGCAATTGGTGGTTCCGGCATTGATCTCACCAATGATATTATTGTTGCTGATTTAACGCCCCTTGAGTGGCGCGGCTTTGCCAGCTCTATGCTCTCTACCCCGTTTATCATCAATACTTGGTTTTCAGGCAAGATTGTCAACGCGTTGGAGAAGCGTGATCAATGGCGTTGGGGATATGGCATGTTCGCCATAATCATGCCGGTTGCCCTGGGCCCTGCGGTTGCAGCGCTGATTTGGCTTGATCGGATGGCTAAGAAAAAGGGAATTGCCAATATCGCGTCCAGCAACGCTGCACGCCGCACTGTCAATAGCAGCGCGGACCAAGAGGATCAGGAGAAAGCCATCAATACCGTTACCACCCCTGTGGCCGCCGACACCAAGCAACAGTGGACTCATTCATTGAGGACAAATCTCGAAGAAATTGATGCATTTGGTCtgattcttcttggctttgggTGGTCACTACTCCTACTACCATTTTCGCTCAAGACTTATGCTGAACATGGGTGGCGCAACCAATCACTCATCGCCATGATGATTCTGGGTGGTCTTTTTCTGATTGCATATGTTGTCTTTGAGATGAAGTTTGCTCGTGTTCCTAGTGCACCGCGTCGACTTGTCTTCAACAAGACATTTATAATGGCAATTATCATCGATTCCTTTTACATGC TGGCCGGAAACATTCGCAGTCTCTACTGGAGTTCATACGTCTATGTCGCAAAGCCATGGAGCTACCAAGATTGGGTCTATTACGGCAACACCTTGACATTGGCACTGTGCATTACTGGCCCGTTTGTTGGCCTGGCCCAGCGCTGGACCCATCGCTATAAATTGATTCAGATTGTGGGTCTTGGCATCAAGatcatcggcatcggcatcatgTTGGATGGGCGTGTTGCAGCTATCAGTACGGGCGCGCTTGTCATGTCGAGCATTCTTGTTGGTATTGGTGGCTCGATGTCTGTTGTAGGATCTCGAGTGGCCTCTCAAGCTTCCGTCCCTCACCAAGATGTTGCTCTCGCCGTGTCGTTGCTTTCTCTGTGGTCAAAGATTGGCAGTGCTATTGGTTCTGCTATCGTCGCCGTCATTTGGTCCAATCAGATGCCCAAGCAGCTCCGAGAATATCTGCCTGCCGGTACCTCTGAAGCAACTGTGAAAAAGCTATTCGGCGATATGCGTTCTCTGCGCACTGCATATGACTTTGACGACCCCATCCGACAAGGCGCTATTACAGCTTATCGCCATGCCCTGTATTACTGCATTACAGTGGCACTAGCATTGGCTTTTATCCCTCTTGTAGCGGCTTTCTTTCAGACCAACTACTTTCTGGGCAAGCAACAAAATGCCGTTACGGACGTGGGAAATGATGGTCTGCCGTTAGACGAGAGAGATCGGAATCCAGACCCTTTACCGCCGCCTGGCAATAAGAAGGAAGCGTTCCTACGTTTTTGGGCTGGCAGCACTTGA
- a CDS encoding uncharacterized protein (EggNog:ENOG41~SECRETED:SignalP(1-48)~MEROPS:MER0029657) translates to MLASSLLLGASAYFGGRDWCGTQTNSPEFLSSVAALQALEQTADAVDARQSGATANITIPVYMTAFVNTTNSQDILSDNDLKAQFDVLVESYAPLGITFTLKNTTRIVNDDYAMGFDYYNFNGIKAETKQGGYDTLNLYYVTNMDPTEWGWGSCTLPTSNITSDSLWARLDGCTLVSYTVPGGTNDGTTYKGQIAVHEVGHWLSLLHTFDGLSCDGPGDYIADTPQESASTLNVCPVGRDSCPDEPGLDPIQNFMDYSGEGW, encoded by the coding sequence atgCTCGCCTCTagtcttcttctcggcgCATCGGCATACTTTGGTGGGCGAGATTGGTGTGGCACTCAAACCAATTCGCCAGAATTTCTTTCCTCAGTAGCTGCTTTGCAGGCTTTGGAACAGACTGccgatgctgttgatgctcgTCAAAGCGGTGCTACGGCTAATATTACGATACCGGTTTATATGACTGCGTTTGTCAACACAACAAACTCACAAGATATCTTGAGCGACAATGATTTGAAAGCTCAGTTCGACGTTCTTGTCGAAAGCTACGCGCCCCTCGGTATTACTTTTACACTCAAGAACACGACTCGAATTGTTAATGACGACTACGCAATGGGATTTGATTACTATAACTTCAACGGAATCAAGGCTGAGACTAAACAAGGTGGCTATGACACACTCAACTTATATTATGTTACCAATATGGATCCCACAGAATGGGGTTGGGGATCATGCACCTTGCCTACCAGTAACATAACTAGTGACTCGCTTTGGGCTCGTCTCGATGGATGCACGCTGGTGTCTTACACGGTTCCAGGAGGAACCAACGACGGGACAACCTACAAGGGACAGATCGCGGTCCATGAAGTCGGACATTGGCTTTCTCTTCTACATACCTTCGATGGTCTCAGCTGCGATGGACCTGGCGATTATATTGCAGATACTCCGCAAGAGTCTGCCAGTACATTGAATGTCTGCCCTGTTGGGCGTGATTCCTGCCCGGATGAGCCCGGCTTAGATCCGATTCAGAACTTCATGGACTACTCGGGCGAGGGCTGGTGA
- a CDS encoding uncharacterized protein (EggNog:ENOG41~TransMembrane:3 (o467-486i554-574o586-606i)), producing the protein MTSSTGKRSYRACQRCRSRKTRCDLDSIGEPKAPPCFSCYRSGSKCVLASSLRGRAFRQYRGPKVGSKTHQGHHHNVEFQTQPILLPQQPSIESDCDSPDAPIDDSEEELCSELRNPADALQILARSGETRQDKPPSSPSAGTSPIHDPVNTSRNNTHPSGRNVQAQPNQPASNTKLEHYELVQRGLLGLGLVADLLEIFSRRYHPYCPIVPSSLLLISGTECFNSADYLLLTIILTIASRDEPEYTVTHRHCWEHTQRLLLDVLLAQPWTQSPQTVRGLLLLAEWLPHVQLNHASTGEPDSLFAEGRTAWTMIGMAIRHAYLLRLDLAAFRKDNIREEKHGTDQERLIWTHIYIADRQISVRLGQSFWSRGPSLSSNFTAKDFPSLQHLPNSEGVDYANVLHSTLELTQILHNVQDLLYSSRERTLTLVFAGDYSRYLEDFQKAATVWYDTWNPLLVTRRANNCVMLMYEYLCLYINAFSFQAVLTRLSRTRRAATDKKELRHEAQNQPFPKGLMASPDCRWIYDAIFAAIKILKIMNELNPNDEMRFLPSRYYLYGIYAAVFLYKAVFSGAYSGDEQKREVATLVQGFATALDSVASINFHVCCKYSGMLRKLWARRGPKMTAEDVPGSPSRTVEDYTEEAAHRRSKEPSSSKKQQPSDTQFTQADYLASFTNPDLGVLFTGTTAAEDTSSILLDDQLFGPFIPNVENIGNGIVYNDTGKQLLADLPLVDIGLAGYQEIPWNIDAYLT; encoded by the exons ATGACTTCCAGTACTGGGAAAAGGTCATACCGCGCTTGCCAGAGATGCCGGAGCCGTAAGACAAGATGCGATTT GGACAGCATTGGAGAACCAAAGGCACCCCCTTGCTTCTCCTGTTATCGTTCTGGAAGCAAATGTGTCCTAGCTTCTTCCCTTCGTGGCAGAGCCTTCCGCCAATACCGAGGACCCAAAGTCGGATCCAAGAcgcatcaaggccatcaccACAACGTTGAGTTTCAGACTCAGCCCATCCTACTTCCTCAACAACCATCTATAGAATCAGATTGCGACTCTCCTGATGCGCCCATCGACGATTCAGAGGAAGAATTATGTTCCGAGCTCAGAAATCCGGCTGATGCTTTACAAATTCTCGCACGATCTGGGGAGACGCGCCAGGATaagccgccatcttctccttctgcaGGCACATCACCGATTCATGATCCAGTGAACACTTCCCGAAATAATACCCACCCTTCTGGACGAAACGTTCAGGCACAGCCAAACCAGCCTGCTTCGAACACGAAACTTGAACATTATGAACTAGTTCAGCGAGGACTCTTAGGGCTGGGTCTCGTAGCAGATCTCCTAGAAAT ATTTTCGCGAAGATATCATCCATATTGTCCAATTGTTCCAAGTTCGCTATTGTTAATCTCTGGCACCGAATGTTTCAACAGCGCCGATTATCTCCTTCTGACcattattttaactatagcATCAAGAGATGAGCCAGAGTATACAGTAACTCATCGTCACTGCTGGGAGCATACACAGCGGCTATTATTAGATGTGTTATTAGCACAGCCCTGGACGCAAAGTCCTCAGACCGTCCGTGGTCTTCTCTTGTTGGCCGAATGGCTCCCCCATGTTCAATTAAACCATGCTAGTACTGGTGAACCGGACAGCCTGTTTGCAGAAGGCAGAACTGCATGGACAATGATTGGCATGGCGATAAGACATGCCTATCTTCTTCGTCTAGACCTCGCAGCCTTTCGGAAGGATAATATTCGCGAAGAGAAGCATGGCACTGACCAAGAAAGGCTAATTTGGACTC ATATTTATATTGCAGATCGGCAGATATCCGTCCGCCTCGGTCAGTCCTTCTGGTCTCGTGGACCCTCCCTTTCGTCCAATTTCACTGCCAAGGACTTTCCAAGCCTTCAGCATTTACCAAACAGTGAAGGGGTCGATTACGCAAACGTATTGCATTCTACACTTGAACTAACCCAGATTCTTCACAATGTCCAAGACCTTCTTTATTCTTCCCGTGAACGAACTCTAACGTTAGTTTTTGCCGGAGACTACAGTCGCTATTTGGAAGACTTTCAAAAGGCGGCAACAGTGTGGTATGATACATGGAACCCCTTGTTAGTAACACGGCGTGCAAACAATTGTGTAATGTTGATGTATGAATACCTGTGTCTTTACATCAACGCATTTTCCTTCCAGGCTGTTCTTACAAGGTTGTCACGGACACGAAGAGCTGCGACAGATAAAAAGGAGCTTCGCCATGAGGCACAAAACCAGCCATTCCCCAAGGGCCTCATGGCTTCACCCGACTGTCGATGGATCTACGATGCGATCTTTGCTGCTATTAAGATTCTGAAGATTATGAATGAGCTCAACCCTAACGATGAGATGCGTTTTCTGCCGTCTCGCTACTATCT TTATGGAATCTATGCGGCTGTCTTCCTTTACAAGGCGGTATTTTCTGGTGCATATTCCGGAGAcgagcagaagagagaggttGCTACTTTAGTACAAGGATTCGCCACTGCTCTTGATTCGGTTGCATCCATCAACTTCCACGTCTGTTGTAAATATAGCGGAATGCTGAGAAAGCTGTGGGCACGACGTGGACCCAAAATGACCGCGGAGGATGTGCCGGGCTCTCCAAGCCGAACTGTGGAAGATTacacagaagaagcagcccaTAGAAGATCTAAAGAACCATCAAGCTCTAAGAAACAGCAGCCTTCGGATACCCAATTCACTCAAGCCGACTATCTGGCGAGTTTCACAAATCCGGATCTGGGGGTTTTATTTACTGGAACAACAGCAGCCGAGGATACTTCCTCGATCTTATTGGATGACCAGCTCTTTGGCCCATTTATACCTAATGTAGAGAATATTGGCAATGGTATAGTATATAATGATACGGGAAAGCAACTCTTGGCAGACTTGCCACTAGTAGACATAGGATTAGCAGGATACCAGGAGATTCCTTGGAACATCGATGCCTACCTAACATAG